GGCCGCGTACTACGCGAGTCGCTTGCCGCAGCCGGGCAGTCAGCTCGAGGCGATCTCCAGCATGTTCAGCGTCATCCGCAACACGGCCCAGCCGTTCCGGCTCCCGGACCCGGGTAAGCCCGATGCGTCGCAGACGATCTGGCAGGTGGTCCTGGACCTGACGAACAAGCGGTACGTCTACGAATCCACGACGCGGCCGAACATCGTCTGGGTCGACCTGGCAGACCTGGACTTCGCCGAGGGTTCGCCGCAGCTCAAGCTCGACCTGTTGGGCAAGCTGTCCCTCGAGGGTGGGATCGCGGGCAACGTCGGTGATCAGTTCGTGGATTCGGGCCCGATGACGTTCCTGTCGTTCGCGCTCTTGGCGCAGCTCGACGCTGCGCAGAAGGCTCAGGCCGCCGACGCCTGACGCGGCACCGGTGGCCCGGAGACCGACGCCGGCCGATATCGGGATGAATTAGTCAGCGGGCGTTGTTAGACTGAAGTGCTCGCCGAGAAGTCGGCGGGTTCCTGTCTCGGGGCTGATCGGTTTCGACTGCGTGCGTCGAGGTAGGGGAAGCGTGTCGGTGCAGGCTGGAGACCACCGTAAGCGTCGCAGCAACCAATTAAGCGCCGATAAGAATCAGCGCGACTACGCCCTCGCTGCCTGAGCAGCGCCGGCTAGTCTGTCGGCCCGGGTCTGCTCCCAGCCCGGGTCCCGGCATCATCTTCGGGAGCTCACCGTCCTCGCCGGTCGCGGGTGTGGACGGGACAACCAACAGCGACTGGGATCGTCATCTCGGCTTGTTCGCGTGACCGGGAGATCCGAGTAGAGGCATAGCGGACTGCACACGGAGAAGCCCTACTGACACGACGGAGGACCCGGGTTCAATTCCCGGCAGCTCCACCGACAGCGGCCCCCGACCCGGAAACCCGGGTCGGGGGCCGCTGCCTTTGTGGGCCGCTGTGGGCGGGGTCGCCGTGTTGTCCGGCGCGGTGCCCTCAGGCGATCCGGACGCCGCGGGGGAGCTTGCCGGCGGGGACGCGGAGACGTCGCGCCGCGATCAGGAAGCCGGCGCCGCCGATCGCGAGGTTGACGATCAGCCCGATGTACCAGCTGGCGCCGACGAAGGACGACTCGTGGGCGCGCTTGCGCTCCCAATAGGAGGTCTCGGTTCCATTCGGTCCGAACTCCAACCGGAAATCTGCCTCCGCGCATGTCCGCTCTTCGATGAACGGCCCGGCGCGCGCGGTCGACTGCGCTTCGGCGATGGGGCGGGCCACCGAGAACCGGGTCGTCTCCGGCGACGTCGTGGTACCGATGTAGGTCCAGTTGGGGGGATCGGTGCGACCCACCGCGTCGGCGACCATCAGGAACGGATTGGGGGCGAGCAGCCACCATGTGCGTTCGGTGTGGTGGTAGGCGCGCGTCTCCTCGACATCACGGCAGGGCGGGTAGTACCCGGGATCGCGGTCGGCGAGCCCGGGATCGTAGGGGCCGTAGCTCGCGACGGTGACCTGATGGTCCCGGCTGACCGCGGGGTACAGCAGACCGAACAGTGCAGGCAGGCCCAGCAGCAGGAACAGCACCGTGCCCTGCGTCAGGATCGCCGACCCGGCGGGCCGGGCCGTGAGTGCCGAGAAACCCAGCCCGACACCGCAATAACAGGCGAAGATCAGCATCACCAGCACGACGCCCAGGAATCCGGACGCGACGCCGAAGGGCGCACAGACGATGCCCCACAGCACGTACGGGAGGGCGACGACCAGCAGTGTCATGCTTGCCACCCAGCTGCCCAGGAA
This sequence is a window from Gordonia insulae. Protein-coding genes within it:
- a CDS encoding ABC transporter permease, with the translated sequence MTTTETRPAGSRPARLGWWRPVRIIAGLELRQRIRATRWRISLAVMFAVVTAVVFGSFYFVLTVGGSTYREWSANLYAIVVALVLFLGVIISPTLTATAINGDRRDATLAVVQATPITNWQLATGKFLGSWVASMTLLVVALPYVLWGIVCAPFGVASGFLGVVLVMLIFACYCGVGLGFSALTARPAGSAILTQGTVLFLLLGLPALFGLLYPAVSRDHQVTVASYGPYDPGLADRDPGYYPPCRDVEETRAYHHTERTWWLLAPNPFLMVADAVGRTDPPNWTYIGTTTSPETTRFSVARPIAEAQSTARAGPFIEERTCAEADFRLEFGPNGTETSYWERKRAHESSFVGASWYIGLIVNLAIGGAGFLIAARRLRVPAGKLPRGVRIA